The following coding sequences lie in one Hyalangium gracile genomic window:
- a CDS encoding catalase, with amino-acid sequence MAPRKPASTSSTQSKNQSLEPFRERPADTVLTTDQGIPISHTDDSLKAGLRGATLLEDFHLREKLTRFDHERIPERVVHARGSAAHGYFQVYKSLEKYTQAKFLTDPSLRTPVFVRFSTVQGSRGSADTVRDVRGFATKFYTPEGNFDLVGNNIPVFFIQDGIKFPDVVHAVKPEPHNEMPQGGSAHDSFWDFVGLVPETAHMIMWVMSDRAIPRSYRMMEGFGVHTFRLINAQGKSHLVKFHWKPLLGTHALVWDEAQKIAGKDPDFHRRDLWEAIEAGDFPEYELGLQIVSEEDAQKYGFDLLDATKLLPEEQVPVQRVGKLVLDRNPDNFFAETEQVAYCVSNVVPGIDFTNDPLMQARLFSYLDTQLTRLGGPNFAEIPINRPVAPVHNHQQDGFHRDTINTGRANYHPNSLGGGCPFLANPQQAFKHHPERLEGNKVRQRSESFNDHFSQATLFYKSLSKPEQEHLIAALQFELGKCERMVVRERVVQQILANIDAELATRVAKAVGVTVPKAPKPAKASKAKNTVDKAPSLSMENTPKDSIRTRKVAALIADGFSAKELAQVKKALEAGGAILEVVGPSLSPVKSDDGTEVAPVRTFLTTHSVLYDAIYVPGGEKSVAALQLIPDAADFVREAYKHCKALGFSGAGTQLVEAAGLSKIAAAQDLASDPGVVQNAKADMKKFNALFITAIAAHRNWARQGPAPS; translated from the coding sequence ATGGCACCGCGCAAGCCCGCTTCGACCTCCTCTACCCAGAGCAAGAACCAGAGCCTCGAGCCCTTCCGAGAGCGCCCGGCGGACACGGTGCTCACCACGGACCAGGGCATCCCCATCTCGCATACGGATGACTCGCTCAAGGCGGGCCTCCGGGGCGCCACCCTGCTGGAGGACTTCCACCTCCGCGAGAAGCTCACGCGCTTCGACCATGAGCGCATCCCCGAGCGTGTGGTCCACGCGCGGGGCTCGGCCGCCCACGGCTACTTCCAGGTGTACAAGTCCCTGGAGAAGTACACCCAGGCGAAGTTCCTCACGGACCCGTCCCTGCGCACGCCGGTGTTCGTCCGCTTCTCCACGGTGCAGGGCTCGCGAGGCTCGGCGGACACGGTCCGCGACGTGCGCGGCTTCGCCACCAAGTTCTACACGCCCGAGGGCAACTTCGATCTGGTGGGCAACAACATCCCCGTCTTCTTCATCCAGGACGGCATCAAGTTCCCGGACGTGGTGCACGCCGTGAAGCCCGAGCCGCACAACGAGATGCCCCAGGGCGGCTCGGCGCACGACTCGTTCTGGGACTTCGTCGGGCTGGTGCCGGAGACGGCCCACATGATCATGTGGGTGATGTCGGATCGCGCCATCCCCCGCAGCTACCGGATGATGGAGGGGTTCGGTGTCCACACCTTCCGCCTCATCAACGCGCAGGGCAAGTCCCACCTGGTGAAGTTCCACTGGAAGCCCCTGCTGGGCACCCACGCGCTGGTGTGGGACGAGGCGCAGAAGATCGCCGGCAAGGATCCGGACTTCCACCGGCGCGATCTCTGGGAGGCCATCGAGGCCGGCGACTTCCCCGAGTACGAGCTGGGCCTGCAGATCGTCTCCGAGGAGGACGCGCAGAAGTACGGCTTCGATCTGCTGGACGCGACGAAGCTCCTGCCGGAGGAGCAGGTGCCGGTGCAGCGGGTGGGCAAGCTGGTGCTCGACCGCAACCCGGACAACTTCTTCGCCGAGACGGAGCAGGTGGCGTACTGCGTGAGCAACGTGGTGCCGGGCATCGACTTCACCAATGATCCGCTGATGCAGGCCCGGCTGTTCTCGTACCTGGACACGCAGCTGACGCGGCTGGGCGGGCCCAACTTCGCGGAGATTCCCATCAACCGGCCCGTGGCCCCGGTGCACAACCACCAGCAGGACGGCTTCCACCGCGACACGATCAACACGGGGCGGGCCAACTACCACCCCAACTCGCTGGGAGGCGGGTGCCCGTTCCTGGCCAATCCCCAGCAGGCCTTCAAGCATCACCCGGAGCGCCTCGAGGGCAACAAGGTCCGCCAGCGCAGCGAGAGCTTCAACGATCACTTCAGCCAGGCCACCCTCTTCTACAAGAGCCTCTCCAAGCCGGAGCAGGAGCACCTCATCGCCGCGCTGCAGTTCGAGCTCGGCAAGTGCGAGCGCATGGTGGTCCGCGAGCGCGTCGTGCAGCAGATCCTCGCGAACATCGACGCGGAGCTGGCTACCCGCGTGGCGAAGGCGGTGGGCGTCACGGTGCCCAAGGCGCCCAAGCCGGCCAAGGCGAGCAAGGCGAAGAACACCGTCGACAAGGCCCCGTCCCTGAGCATGGAGAACACGCCGAAGGACTCCATCCGGACGCGGAAGGTCGCGGCGCTGATCGCGGACGGGTTCTCCGCCAAGGAGCTGGCCCAGGTGAAGAAGGCGCTGGAGGCTGGCGGCGCGATCCTGGAGGTGGTGGGCCCCTCGCTCAGCCCCGTCAAGAGCGACGACGGCACGGAGGTGGCGCCGGTGCGCACGTTCCTGACGACGCACTCGGTGCTGTACGACGCCATCTACGTCCCGGGCGGTGAGAAGAGCGTGGCCGCGCTGCAGCTCATCCCGGACGCGGCGGACTTCGTGCGCGAGGCCTACAAGCACTGCAAGGCCTTGGGCTTCTCCGGCGCGGGGACGCAGTTGGTGGAGGCCGCGGGCCTGAGCAAGATCGCCGCAGCGCAGGACCTCGCGAGCGATCCGGGCGTCGTCCAGAACGCCAAGGCGGACATGAAGAAGTTCAACGCGCTCTTCATCACCGCCATCGCCGCGCACCGCAACTGGGCGCGGCAGGGCCCGGCGCCGAGCTGA
- a CDS encoding outer membrane protein assembly factor BamB family protein yields MRSARAGGRRGLLAVLVGLGLCLASACRTPPPAPVTPPPEPAPRPAGVATPAPSPAPPPASPRTEPTRPRRPEPRIFDVPSSDTRLASYQLTVKGQELEAPPSRLAQVFPEQYSQAAGVFTFRGGATRTGGAWGICPMRERKLELAWTANTTKGRPPWRGGAGWTGEPVIIQWPDVMRHSMVRLGRRRFDKGLVEVIQGSLDGSVYFLDLKTGRPTRPPIVTGNPIKGSVSLDPRGYPLLFVGQGIPQKKPIGLHVYDLISHREVFFLPGKDKASPRSWGAFDSSGLLNRSTDSYLLGGENGLLYALKLNTDFDSIKLRLKVRPEVLRYRYTPEGSPHYGIENSISAVGNLAFFADNGGTIQAIDLRTFKPLWTFDAGDDTDASIPVELENDRPVLYTGTEVDKTGPRGRSWLRKLDGLTGRVLWERSYPCEGSLGPPKKVDAGAFATPLVGTGDIAGQVVFTLSRCPGFNDGLMVALDKATGEERWRKKLDSYAWSSPTACKDEQGHTFILQGDILGTVHLLDARTGEELDSLKLQGLIEASPAIFGDMAVLATRGNWIHGLRLR; encoded by the coding sequence GTGCGAAGCGCACGAGCGGGTGGACGCCGGGGGCTCCTGGCTGTCCTCGTCGGGCTCGGGCTCTGTCTCGCGAGCGCCTGCCGCACGCCTCCGCCGGCCCCCGTCACGCCTCCGCCAGAGCCCGCGCCTCGCCCCGCCGGGGTGGCGACGCCAGCGCCCTCCCCTGCCCCGCCTCCGGCGTCCCCTCGCACCGAGCCCACCCGCCCGCGCAGGCCCGAGCCCCGCATCTTCGACGTCCCGTCGAGTGACACCCGGCTCGCCAGCTATCAGCTCACCGTCAAGGGCCAGGAGCTCGAAGCGCCGCCCTCGCGGCTGGCCCAGGTCTTCCCCGAGCAGTACTCACAGGCCGCGGGCGTCTTCACCTTCCGCGGCGGAGCCACCCGCACCGGCGGCGCCTGGGGCATCTGTCCAATGCGCGAGCGCAAGCTCGAGCTCGCCTGGACGGCCAACACCACGAAGGGCCGCCCACCCTGGCGCGGAGGTGCAGGCTGGACGGGCGAGCCCGTCATCATCCAGTGGCCCGACGTCATGCGCCACTCGATGGTCCGCCTGGGCCGCCGCCGCTTCGACAAGGGCCTCGTCGAGGTCATCCAGGGCTCGCTCGACGGCTCGGTGTACTTCCTGGATCTGAAGACAGGCCGTCCCACCCGGCCGCCCATCGTCACCGGCAACCCCATCAAGGGCAGCGTCTCGCTCGATCCCCGGGGCTACCCGCTGCTCTTCGTCGGCCAGGGCATCCCCCAGAAGAAGCCCATCGGGCTCCACGTCTACGATCTCATCAGCCACCGCGAGGTCTTCTTCCTGCCCGGCAAGGACAAGGCCTCGCCGCGAAGCTGGGGGGCGTTCGACAGCTCGGGCCTGCTCAACCGCAGCACCGACAGCTACCTGCTGGGCGGCGAGAACGGCCTGCTCTACGCCCTGAAGCTCAACACGGACTTCGACTCCATCAAGCTGCGCCTCAAGGTGCGCCCCGAGGTGCTGCGCTACCGCTACACGCCCGAGGGCAGCCCCCACTACGGCATCGAGAACTCCATCTCCGCCGTGGGCAACCTGGCCTTCTTCGCCGACAACGGCGGCACCATCCAGGCCATCGATCTGCGCACCTTCAAGCCCCTGTGGACCTTCGACGCGGGCGACGACACCGACGCCAGCATCCCCGTGGAGCTCGAGAACGACCGCCCCGTCCTCTACACCGGCACCGAGGTGGACAAGACGGGCCCGCGCGGCAGGTCCTGGCTGCGCAAGCTGGATGGTCTCACCGGCCGCGTGCTCTGGGAGCGCTCCTACCCGTGCGAGGGCTCGCTCGGGCCGCCGAAGAAGGTGGACGCGGGCGCGTTCGCCACGCCCCTGGTCGGCACCGGAGACATCGCCGGACAGGTCGTCTTCACCCTCTCGCGCTGTCCGGGCTTCAACGATGGCCTCATGGTGGCGCTCGACAAGGCCACCGGCGAGGAGCGCTGGCGCAAGAAGCTGGACAGCTACGCCTGGTCCTCGCCCACCGCCTGCAAGGACGAGCAGGGCCACACCTTCATCCTCCAGGGCGACATCCTCGGCACCGTGCACCTGCTCGACGCGCGCACCGGCGAGGAGCTGGACTCGCTCAAGCTCCAGGGCCTCATCGAGGCCTCTCCCGCCATCTTCGGCGACATGGCCGTGCTGGCCACCCGCGGCAACTGGATCCACGGTCTGCGCCTGCGCTGA
- a CDS encoding patatin-like phospholipase family protein: MAIKNLVFQGGGVKGIAYVGALQVLQAQDLLRTVENVAGTSAGAITAALVAVGATSDEMNSILGSTDFAAFMDGKFGYIGDAVRLVREFGIYKGDEFEQWCRAQIGKITTRITGTPQPDLTFAQLSALAAKEPGCFRNLYVVTTNLTRQTPEVFSAQTQPDVPIWQAVRMSMSIPLFFEAFRFNNNLYVDGGISWNYPIDLFDGLLRQPVLGKPAVAPEVGVCMETVGFSLGTAEQIAHLERFGTPPEVSITDLRTYAKALFSFMLDAANQLRLDPDSMTRTVFIDNANVSTTDFTLSDELKQKLVDNGILATSEFLKRATHPALAPQRATGT, encoded by the coding sequence ATGGCCATCAAGAACCTCGTCTTCCAGGGCGGCGGCGTGAAGGGCATTGCCTACGTGGGCGCCCTGCAGGTACTCCAGGCGCAGGATCTGCTGCGCACCGTTGAGAACGTGGCAGGCACCTCGGCGGGCGCCATCACCGCGGCGCTCGTGGCCGTGGGCGCCACCTCGGACGAGATGAACTCCATCCTGGGCAGCACGGACTTCGCCGCCTTCATGGACGGCAAGTTCGGCTACATCGGCGACGCGGTGCGGCTGGTCCGCGAGTTCGGCATCTACAAGGGCGATGAGTTCGAGCAGTGGTGCCGCGCGCAGATCGGCAAGATCACCACTCGCATCACCGGGACACCCCAGCCGGACCTCACCTTCGCGCAGCTCTCCGCGCTGGCGGCGAAGGAGCCTGGCTGCTTCCGCAACCTCTATGTGGTGACGACGAACCTGACCCGGCAGACGCCGGAGGTGTTCTCTGCGCAGACGCAGCCGGACGTGCCCATCTGGCAGGCGGTGCGCATGTCCATGAGCATCCCCCTCTTCTTCGAGGCCTTCCGCTTCAACAACAACCTGTACGTGGACGGCGGCATCTCGTGGAACTACCCCATCGATCTCTTCGATGGGCTCCTCCGGCAGCCAGTCCTCGGCAAGCCAGCGGTGGCCCCGGAGGTCGGCGTGTGCATGGAGACGGTGGGCTTCAGCCTGGGCACCGCGGAGCAGATCGCCCACCTGGAGCGGTTCGGCACGCCCCCCGAGGTCTCCATCACCGACCTGAGGACCTATGCGAAGGCGCTGTTCAGCTTCATGCTGGATGCGGCCAACCAGCTCCGGCTGGATCCGGACTCGATGACGCGGACCGTGTTCATCGACAACGCGAACGTCTCCACCACGGACTTCACGCTCTCGGATGAGCTGAAGCAGAAGCTGGTGGACAACGGCATCCTCGCCACCTCCGAGTTCCTCAAGCGCGCCACCCATCCGGCCCTGGCTCCGCAGCGAGCGACCGGGACCTGA
- a CDS encoding ParB/RepB/Spo0J family partition protein, giving the protein MAAKKAATKTRSTTPSTPRRKKVEPRSKGLSAAEVASEAAAQPTELIQAIQQDGGQVLSVYRDPLGAHTVVFAALPIDKVEPTPYQRDLSEPHVKRLASAMERLDRFLDPVIAVRKEGKYWTPNGNHRLNASRLLGAKSIVALVLPEEDVAYQILALNTEKAHNLKERSLEVIRMHRGLTGSRAGREADFAHLFEEPSFITLGAAYEKRPRFAAGAYNPFVKRAERFLDLPMAEALKVRQARADKLLELDDAVTRVVTTLKDKGFQSPYLKNFVVARINFLRFKKDDSPVEFDPTVSKMIASAQKFNVDKVNKDDITRMGGGAAEPDEE; this is encoded by the coding sequence ATGGCAGCGAAGAAGGCAGCGACCAAGACGCGTAGCACCACGCCCAGCACGCCGCGCCGCAAGAAGGTCGAGCCGCGCTCCAAGGGCCTCAGCGCCGCCGAGGTGGCCAGCGAAGCCGCCGCGCAGCCCACCGAGCTCATCCAGGCCATCCAGCAGGACGGTGGCCAGGTGCTCTCGGTCTACCGCGATCCGCTGGGCGCGCACACCGTCGTGTTCGCCGCCCTGCCCATCGACAAGGTGGAGCCCACCCCCTACCAGCGAGATCTCTCCGAGCCCCACGTCAAGCGGCTCGCCTCCGCCATGGAGCGGCTGGATCGCTTCCTCGATCCCGTCATCGCCGTGCGCAAGGAAGGCAAGTACTGGACCCCCAACGGCAACCACCGCCTGAACGCCTCTCGGCTGCTGGGGGCCAAGTCCATCGTCGCCCTCGTCCTCCCCGAGGAGGACGTGGCCTACCAGATCCTCGCGCTCAACACCGAGAAGGCCCACAACCTCAAGGAGCGCTCCCTCGAGGTCATCCGCATGCACCGCGGCCTCACCGGCTCGCGCGCCGGGCGCGAGGCGGACTTCGCCCACCTCTTCGAGGAGCCCTCCTTCATCACCCTGGGCGCGGCCTACGAGAAGCGCCCTCGCTTCGCCGCCGGCGCCTACAACCCCTTCGTCAAGCGCGCCGAGCGCTTCCTGGACCTCCCCATGGCCGAGGCCCTCAAGGTGCGCCAGGCCCGGGCCGACAAGCTCCTGGAATTGGACGACGCCGTGACGCGGGTCGTCACGACGCTCAAGGACAAGGGCTTCCAGAGCCCCTACCTGAAGAACTTCGTCGTCGCCCGCATCAACTTCCTGCGCTTCAAGAAGGACGACAGCCCCGTGGAGTTCGATCCCACGGTGTCGAAGATGATCGCCAGCGCCCAGAAGTTCAACGTGGACAAGGTGAACAAGGACGACATCACCCGCATGGGTGGTGGCGCGGCCGAGCCTGACGAGGAGTAG